The nucleotide window CAGCGCTTTGCGTCAGAATGGAATCACCACCTTCATGGATGATCAGCTcagaagaggagaagaaatatcaaCAGCACTTCTCCAAGCAATTGAACAGTCGAGGATTTCAATCATTGTGTTCTCTAGAAACTATGCATCCTCCaagtggtgcttggatgaacttgtCAAGATCCTCGAGTGCAAGAATTCAAATCAACGATTGGTTCGACCAGTTTTTTACAAAGTTGATCCCTCGGATATACGAAATCACAGAGGTAGCTTTGGTAAGGCACTTGCTAATCATGAATGCAGATTCAAAGATAACCCGGTCAAGGTTCAGAAATGGAAGGATGCTCTCTCAGAAGCAGCACATTTGTTAGGGTGGCATCTTTTGGATGAGTACGTTTCTATCCACCGGCTTTAAATTCCTGTTTCAGCTATCAGtcttcttcttttcaatttctttgttGTTTTGATTAAAATTAAGGCTGTCACTctgtcggttcgaatcggttataggtattaccaacttcaaaaccaaaactttcggtttcaaaactgagctaccaattaccaaccaaaattttcggttgttaattatatctaccaaattcggtatttcggttttcggtattaccaactttaaaacaactaattctttataatataaattagaatgaacaaactagatttttgaattttatagtcataaactttgtattcatctactaattatagctctttgtatatatgacatcaagttttagcaattttcaataatcctaggttatttaaccaccGTTGACTAGcttacttaaaatacatatactattaatgtagtatatgtagtaatgttcatattattataaaagtttttatgtttatttcttaatatacatgtatgtgtattgaaaactgtagtatataaatctaatatttagataatcggtagattcggtatttaccaaaaccaaaccaactttttgggtaaatttcgatttcggttttatcggtctcggttaccaaaaagtcggtttaccaaacctaaaacatcggttggtattcggtcagtttggtaattaccaaaccaagtggcagctcTAATTAAAATGATAAAAACTTTAGGATTCAAGAGCCATACTAATCCCTTTATATACCACCAAGTTACCAATTACTATAGTATATATAATCAATGAAGTACACAATTAATTTCAAGCATGTTTGATTCTTGATGGTAAGACTTTAAGAGCAAATTCCAAAACCTGCCTGACGAGTTTGATTCTCGATGCTTTCCTCTTCATATGAATAACAATATCAGAGAAACATAATACCATATAGGTTTAGGAAGAGTTGGAATCTGATCACCCATGTTCCAAAGAAAACAGAAAGTTTTGACATGATCATTGACAGGGGTAATGGAACTTATGTAAATTAGATAAACAAAAGATATTGCATATTATGGTTCTGGGTAAACTGATACACTAATTGAACTTCTACaacataaaatatattttattttacttgtgACTGTAATTCTGTAAATGTGTATGTGTTTGTATTCTTGATTAAATGCAGTTTATTCTAAATGTCCAGGCATTGCTCTGAATCCAGTGTTATTCATGAAATTGTTAAAGAGATTTCAGAGCAAGTTATAAACAGTACATTTATGGATGTGGCCAAGTACCCAGTAGGAATAAAACCTCGGGTGCACAAGATCCATAAGCTTTTAGGTGTTGAGGGAAGAGACGTTCATATGGTAGGGATATGGGGGGTTGGTGGAATAGGTAAGACAACAATTGCCAGAGCTGTCTATAACTCAATTGCTCATAAATTTGATGGGAGTTGTTTTTTGGAAAAAGTTAGAGAAAATTCAATGGGTGCTAAAGGCTTTGTCAAACTACAAAAGAAACTTCTTTGTGAGATTCTAAAGGGAACAAATTTGAAGGTGGCCAATGAAGCTAGAGGAATCACTATGATCAAGGAAATGTTGCAATACAAAAGTGTTCTCTTAGTGCTTGATGATGTGAATGATATTGATCAGTTAAACAATTTAGCCGGTGACTGTAGTTGGTTTGTTAAGGGTAGTAAAATCATCATAACAACAAGGGATAGGCAATTGTTGACCAGTCACGGTGTTAATTTAATATACGAGGTCCAAAAATTTGATCATCATGAAGCTCTCGAGCTTTTTAGTTGGAATGCCTTCAAAAGAAACGGGCCTTTGGATGGTTTTGCGGAACTCATAGAACGTGCAATACACTATGCTCAAGGCCTTCCATTAGTTTTGTGTGTTCTAGGTTCTTATCTATGTGGTGGAAATGTAGACAAATGGCAAGCTGAAGCACAACAAGTACAAAAGTTCTCCCAATCAGTTACGAAGGACTGGATGACACTGTGAAAGAAATTTTTCTCGACATTGCGTGTTTCTTCAAAGGTGAATGTATAGACCATGTGACACAGGCACTAGAAGCTTGTCGCCGCAAACCTGCTAAGGATGGTATCAACGTGCTCATAGACAAGGCCCTCATCAATACATCTATGGGTCGCATTTGGATGCATGACTTGCTAGAAGAATTGGGTAGAGATATAGTTCACAAAGAGTTGCCCAATGACCCTGGAGAGCGTAGCAGGTTGTGGTTTCATGAAGATGTTTACCATGTTCTAACAGCGAATACTGTAAGTGCATATCTAAATTCACCTCAActttaattatttttgtttaaaatCCTAAAACCTATGTAGaatataaaatttaattatATGAGAAAGAGTTTGGTTTGTTAATACTATTGCATTTTCATAATAGGGAACGACCAAAGTTATAGGCATCAAGGTAGAGCTGCTCAAAGATTCAGATGTGATATGTTTAAGTGAGACCACTTTCTCCAGCATGCGAAATCTTAAACTTTTCATATACCGTGCTGGACGCTATTCTGGAGCTATTGATAGTCTGCCAAATAGCTTGAGGCCAATGCCTGAATATCCCTTACAATTTTTGCCATCCAATTTAATTCAAAGAGAACTTGCTGTAATCAATATGCCTAGGAGTCACATCACAGTATTGGGAGATGGATACAAGGTATGTTCCTTTGGATACACATGCAGAAATCTTTAGCTTATCATCTGTTTCCTTCCTCTCCATCTTTTTTATCTAACGTTTTTCTACTCTGTCTCACAGCATCTAACATCAATAAATCTAAGGGATTGTCAGTACCTAACGAAAGTGTCAGACTTATCGGGAAGCCCAAACTTACGACGTTTGGATCTAGATTTCTGTAGAAGTTTAGTTGAAGTGCATTCTTCCGTTGGATTCCTCAATGAACTTGAGTATTTGAGTCTATTAGACTGCTAGCTCTAGGCTTGAGACTTTTCCCACGGAAGTTAGTTGGAAATCCATGAGGACACTTCAGATTCCCCGATGTAGAAGGTTTGAAAATTTCATAAAAATTGGGCACAAGATGGAGTCCATTAAAACATTGGATCTAATGGACAGTGGCATAAAAGAATTGCAGTCATGGATTGGATGTTGCATTTCCTTGGAAGttttgaagttgagtggaacTTCAATCAAACAACTGCCTTCATCGATTGGGTTTTGCACTTCCTTGGAGATATTGGACGCGTCTGGAACTGACATTGAAGAATTGCCTTCATCAATTGGGTATCTCACTTCTTTAAGAGAATTGAATCTGTCCGGGACTCCCATTAAAGAGCTGCCTTCTTTAATTGGGAATCTCACGTCCTTGGAGGAATTGGACGTTTCTGAAACTTCCATCACAGAATTGCCTTCATCAATTGGGTATCTCACTTCTTTAAGAGAATTGAAGTTGGTCTAAGACTCACATCAAAGAATTGCCTTCATCAATTACGTATTTTGCATTTGCATTTCAAATCTAACGTATTTAAAATCTGCATAATTGAAATCTTAAGATTTAAAATTCATCTGTTTGGATTAGAGAAGATATGAGAAGATTTAAAGTGAAGATTTAGATTTGCAATTCAATATAATCGTCCCAGTCGGCCTCATCTCACTCTCCTCCCTTCCCCGATAACCACCAGGCCTTCCATACCCAAGCctccttgagagagagagagagagagagagagagaggtgatttCAAATAACTACCTCTTTATAGTTATTTCAAATTCTTAAGAAAATTACTATGCGAATTTGGAGGAGctgaattcaaattcaaattcacctCAAAATAAAAAGCCAAACAGGCAGATTTGGATTTGAGGgtttcaaatccaaatccacacTCCCAAATCCCTATATCCAAACAGGCCCTAAGAGAATTGATTCTGTCTGAGACTCACGTCAAAGAATTGCCTCTAGCAATTGGGGATCTCACGTCCTTGGTGGAATTGAACGTTTCTAAAACTCGCATCAGAGAATTGCCTTCATCAATTGGGGATCTCACTTCCTTGGACGAATTGGACGTGTCTGAAACTCTCATCGAAGAATGCCTTCATCAATTGGGGATCTGACTTTCTTGAAACGATTGAACCTTTCTAAAACTCCCATCAGAGAATTGCCTTCATCAATTACAAATGTGCCGCACGGTGTTTACGGAGGGCTCCAGCATCTGGAATATCTCAACCTCTCTTGGTGCCCAAAACTGGTGACATTTCCAAGTGCAGAATCTCTTCCTTTGATGCTTCCATCTAATTCATTATTGTTTCCCCAGCTACAGCGGCTT belongs to Rosa chinensis cultivar Old Blush chromosome 4, RchiOBHm-V2, whole genome shotgun sequence and includes:
- the LOC121048966 gene encoding leucine-rich repeat-containing protein 57-like, with amino-acid sequence MESIKTLDLMDSGIKELQSWIGCCISLEVLKLSGTSIKQLPSSIGFCTSLEILDASGTDIEELPSSIGYLTSLRELNLSGTPIKELPSLIGNLTSLEELDVSETSITELPSSIGYLTSLRELKLV